The following proteins are encoded in a genomic region of Streptococcus constellatus subsp. constellatus:
- a CDS encoding thiol reductase thioredoxin gives MKKFAQDIKVLEMTTVNRARKAIANKETATFFIGRKTCPYCRKFATTLASVVAETQAHIFFINSEEPSELEELQAFRSEYGIPTVPGFLHTENGQVTVRCDSSMTADEIKTFANL, from the coding sequence ATGAAAAAATTTGCACAAGATATCAAAGTTTTAGAAATGACTACTGTTAATCGTGCTCGAAAAGCTATTGCAAACAAGGAAACAGCTACATTTTTCATTGGTCGAAAAACATGTCCTTACTGTCGTAAATTCGCCACTACGCTAGCTAGTGTTGTCGCTGAAACCCAAGCACACATTTTCTTTATCAACAGTGAGGAACCTAGTGAACTGGAAGAACTCCAAGCTTTTCGTTCCGAATATGGAATCCCAACTGTACCAGGATTTTTACACACAGAGAATGGTCAGGTGACTGTCCGTTGTGACTCTTCTATGACAGCTGACGAAATCAAGACATTCGCTAACTTATAA
- a CDS encoding YoaK family protein, whose product MDTTKQPVLMPQDTRIMALLLGAVGGCLDVFSHMQFSTLIATQTGNILLIVADWDGPTVKTAYRILSLVFFTFGFILGILLKEQAQSSHWRTWGILPLTLITFLFPFFHSHYFIWVILFATSTGMVMLTYTGSKVESHPYMIMMTSGNYRKMVTAWYEYIRFKERRHIIQRQAVNYSMIVASFIGGAIFTGVLTRFIHQYAIWTVTAILTIIIVHYTRYNRIHHLEQKNI is encoded by the coding sequence ATGGATACAACAAAACAGCCTGTCCTTATGCCTCAGGACACGAGAATAATGGCTCTCTTACTTGGTGCTGTAGGTGGCTGCCTTGATGTTTTCTCGCATATGCAATTTAGTACGCTAATCGCAACCCAAACAGGGAATATTCTTTTAATTGTAGCCGACTGGGATGGTCCAACCGTAAAGACGGCTTATCGCATTCTTTCACTTGTCTTCTTTACTTTTGGTTTTATCCTTGGTATTCTACTTAAAGAACAGGCTCAAAGTTCACATTGGCGTACTTGGGGAATCTTACCGTTAACTCTCATCACTTTCCTCTTTCCGTTCTTTCACTCTCATTATTTTATCTGGGTGATATTATTTGCAACCTCTACAGGAATGGTCATGTTAACTTATACAGGCTCAAAAGTCGAGTCTCACCCCTACATGATTATGATGACCTCAGGAAATTATCGGAAAATGGTCACTGCTTGGTACGAGTATATTCGTTTTAAAGAGCGTAGACATATTATTCAAAGACAGGCTGTTAATTACTCTATGATTGTTGCCAGTTTTATCGGAGGAGCTATTTTCACTGGAGTTCTCACACGCTTCATTCATCAATATGCTATCTGGACAGTCACTGCTATTTTAACCATTATTATCGTCCATTATACTAGATATAATCGTATCCATCATTTAGAACAAAAGAATATTTAA
- a CDS encoding ECF transporter S component, with translation MKKQSNIAQIAIFFAIMLVIHLLSSVIFNLFPVPIKPTIVHIPVIIASILYGPKVGALLGALMGIISLVTNTIVLLPTSHLFSPFVPNGNIYSLIIALVPRILIGVTPYFVYKYLKNKTGLILAGTVGSLTNTIFVLGGIFLLFSKVYNGNIQLLLASVISTNSIAEMIISAVLTVTIIPALEKVRK, from the coding sequence ATGAAAAAACAATCTAATATTGCTCAAATTGCTATCTTTTTTGCTATTATGCTCGTCATTCATCTATTGAGTTCGGTGATATTCAACCTATTTCCCGTCCCGATTAAACCAACGATTGTTCATATTCCTGTTATTATTGCTAGTATCCTTTATGGACCAAAAGTTGGTGCACTTTTAGGTGCTTTAATGGGAATTATTAGTCTAGTTACAAATACAATTGTCCTCTTGCCAACAAGTCATCTATTTAGTCCATTTGTTCCTAATGGGAATATTTATTCGCTTATCATTGCTCTCGTTCCGCGAATTTTAATCGGAGTCACACCTTATTTTGTTTATAAATATCTTAAAAATAAAACTGGACTTATATTAGCAGGAACAGTTGGTTCATTGACAAATACCATATTTGTTTTAGGAGGGATTTTTCTACTATTCTCCAAAGTGTATAACGGAAACATTCAGTTGCTGCTTGCCTCTGTCATTTCAACCAATTCTATTGCTGAAATGATTATTTCTGCGGTTTTGACGGTTACCATTATCCCAGCACTTGAAAAAGTTAGAAAATAG
- a CDS encoding DNA alkylation repair protein — MKVEDIFQGLKEVANPEDAIHMKAYMKDQFEFLGVKTPIRRKLSKVFFKKNHKSTIDWKFINQAWENPYREMQYVVLDYLQLKQTSLASNDLTKVKKLAQIKPWWDTIDFLSRSVGYICLHYPETKKIVLDWSTDEDIWLRRLAIEHQLLQKEQTDVLLLEQILINNLNQTEFFINKAIGWALRDYSKTNPDWVRDFIQTHKEGLTSLSIREGSKYL, encoded by the coding sequence ATGAAAGTAGAAGATATTTTCCAAGGATTAAAAGAAGTAGCAAACCCTGAAGATGCTATTCACATGAAAGCATATATGAAAGACCAGTTCGAGTTTTTAGGAGTCAAAACACCTATTAGACGAAAGCTTTCCAAGGTATTTTTTAAGAAAAATCACAAGTCTACGATAGATTGGAAATTTATCAATCAGGCTTGGGAAAATCCCTATCGTGAAATGCAATATGTGGTGCTGGATTATTTACAACTAAAACAAACATCTTTAGCCTCAAACGATTTAACAAAGGTAAAGAAATTGGCACAAATAAAGCCTTGGTGGGACACGATTGACTTTTTGAGCCGTTCGGTAGGTTATATTTGTTTACATTATCCTGAGACAAAGAAAATAGTATTGGATTGGAGTACGGATGAGGACATTTGGTTGCGCCGATTGGCTATCGAACATCAATTACTTCAAAAAGAGCAAACGGATGTTCTGCTGCTGGAGCAAATCCTGATTAATAATCTTAATCAGACCGAGTTTTTCATCAATAAGGCCATTGGCTGGGCGCTACGTGATTATTCAAAGACTAACCCTGATTGGGTGCGGGATTTTATCCAAACGCATAAAGAAGGTCTGACATCTCTCAGTATCAGGGAAGGAAGTAAGTACTTGTAA
- a CDS encoding GNAT family N-acetyltransferase: MNIRLANKNDAAALVAIYVPYVEKTAITFEYDVPSVEEFSGRIEKTLERYPYLVAEEAGVILGYAYGSTYYGREAYNWAVELSVYVADENRGRGIGKQLYDKLEEILEQQGFVHFLACISLPNDASISFHKNCGYQQVAHFPKIGYKFECWHDTVWLQKSLDKPTRPIKLFKDMNVESEW, from the coding sequence ATGAACATCAGATTAGCAAATAAAAACGACGCCGCTGCTCTTGTAGCTATTTACGTGCCTTATGTGGAGAAAACAGCCATTACTTTTGAGTATGATGTTCCGTCGGTGGAGGAATTTTCTGGTCGGATTGAGAAGACTTTGGAAAGGTATCCTTATCTGGTGGCAGAGGAAGCCGGAGTCATTCTGGGCTATGCTTACGGTTCAACTTATTATGGTCGAGAGGCATACAACTGGGCTGTTGAGCTGTCGGTCTATGTAGCTGATGAGAATCGCGGCAGAGGGATTGGGAAGCAGCTTTATGACAAATTGGAAGAAATTCTTGAACAGCAAGGTTTTGTTCATTTTCTGGCTTGCATTTCCCTGCCAAATGATGCTAGTATTTCTTTCCATAAAAACTGTGGTTATCAGCAAGTAGCGCATTTCCCAAAAATCGGCTATAAATTTGAGTGCTGGCATGACACAGTTTGGTTGCAGAAGAGTTTAGATAAACCAACAAGACCAATTAAATTATTCAAAGATATGAATGTTGAAAGTGAATGGTAA
- a CDS encoding phospho-sugar mutase translates to MTYQDNFKKWFNFTALPDYLRKELDSMDEKTKEDAFYTNLEFGTAGMRGLIGAGTNRINIYVVRQATEGLARLIDEKGEDFKKRGVAIAYDSRHFSPEFAFESAAVLAKHGIKSYVFESLRPTPELSFAVRHLKAFAGIMITASHNPAPFNGYKVYGEDGGQMPPHDADALTAYIRAIENPFTIEVADVEAEKASGLIEVIGETIDAEYLKEVKDVNINQQLIKEYGKDMKIVYTPLHGTGEMLARRAFAQAGFDSVQVVEAQCVPDPDFSTVKSPNPENQAAFSLAEELGRKVGADVLVATDPDADRVGVEVLQKDGSYRNLSGNQIGAIMAKYILEAHKTAGTLPANAALCKSIVSTDLVAKIAESYGATMFNVLTGFKFIAEKIQEFEEKHNHTYMMGFEESFGYLIKPFVRDKDAIQAVLVVAELAAYYRSRGLTLADGIEEIYKEYGYYAEKTISVTLSGVDGAEQIKAIMSKFRDNAPKEFNATAIAVTEDFKAQTATTTDGTVTALTTPPSDVLKYTLTDGSWIAVRPSGTEPKIKFYIAVVGNSSQDAQAKIDTIEAEINDFVQ, encoded by the coding sequence ATGACTTATCAAGATAATTTCAAAAAATGGTTTAATTTTACAGCACTTCCAGACTACCTTCGTAAAGAATTGGATTCGATGGACGAAAAGACAAAAGAAGATGCTTTTTATACAAATCTTGAATTTGGTACCGCTGGTATGCGTGGCTTGATTGGTGCAGGTACAAATCGTATCAATATTTATGTCGTTCGTCAGGCAACTGAAGGTTTAGCACGTTTGATTGATGAAAAAGGTGAGGATTTCAAAAAACGCGGTGTCGCTATTGCTTATGACTCTCGCCATTTCTCACCAGAGTTTGCCTTTGAATCTGCTGCGGTTTTAGCAAAACATGGCATTAAATCTTACGTATTTGAAAGTCTCCGTCCGACACCAGAATTATCATTTGCAGTTCGTCACTTAAAAGCTTTTGCCGGGATTATGATTACAGCCAGCCACAACCCTGCTCCATTTAATGGCTATAAAGTTTATGGCGAAGATGGTGGTCAAATGCCGCCTCATGATGCTGATGCTCTAACAGCTTATATTCGTGCCATTGAAAATCCATTTACTATTGAAGTAGCTGATGTTGAAGCCGAAAAAGCTTCTGGTTTGATTGAAGTTATTGGTGAAACTATTGATGCCGAATATCTCAAGGAAGTTAAAGACGTCAACATCAACCAACAATTGATTAAAGAATACGGCAAAGACATGAAAATCGTCTACACTCCGCTTCATGGTACAGGTGAAATGTTAGCACGTCGAGCATTTGCCCAAGCTGGTTTTGATTCTGTTCAGGTTGTTGAAGCTCAATGTGTGCCAGACCCAGACTTTTCTACTGTCAAATCACCAAACCCAGAAAACCAGGCGGCTTTCTCTCTCGCTGAAGAATTGGGACGCAAAGTTGGTGCGGACGTCCTTGTCGCAACAGACCCAGATGCTGACCGTGTAGGTGTTGAAGTTCTCCAAAAAGATGGTAGCTATCGCAATCTTTCAGGAAATCAAATTGGTGCAATTATGGCTAAGTACATCCTTGAAGCACACAAGACAGCTGGAACACTTCCTGCAAATGCAGCACTTTGCAAATCTATTGTATCTACCGATCTTGTAGCCAAGATTGCTGAAAGCTACGGCGCAACCATGTTCAACGTCTTAACTGGTTTCAAATTTATCGCTGAAAAGATCCAAGAATTTGAAGAAAAACACAATCACACTTATATGATGGGCTTTGAAGAAAGCTTTGGCTACTTGATTAAACCATTTGTACGTGACAAAGATGCGATCCAAGCGGTATTAGTTGTTGCAGAATTGGCTGCCTATTATCGTTCTCGCGGCTTGACTCTTGCAGACGGAATCGAAGAAATCTACAAAGAATATGGTTATTATGCTGAAAAGACAATTTCAGTCACCTTGTCTGGCGTTGATGGCGCTGAACAAATCAAGGCAATAATGAGCAAGTTTCGTGATAATGCACCAAAAGAATTCAATGCTACTGCTATTGCAGTCACAGAAGATTTCAAAGCTCAGACTGCCACTACTACTGATGGAACAGTCACTGCCCTTACAACACCCCCTAGTGATGTATTAAAATATACGCTTACTGATGGTTCATGGATTGCTGTACGTCCTTCAGGAACAGAACCAAAAATCAAATTCTATATTGCCGTTGTTGGGAATTCCAGCCAAGACGCTCAAGCAAAAATTGATACAATTGAAGCAGAAATCAACGACTTTGTACAATAA
- the pta gene encoding phosphate acetyltransferase, translated as MKIFETIREALQDKEVKIVLPEGEEPRILQATKRLVNETSITPVLLGNPEKIRIYLEIESVTDGYEVIDPQNCSCFEEMVAAFVERRKGKITEDEARKLLKEDVNYFGVMLVYLGKVQGMVSGAVHSTASTVRPALQIIKTLPWVSRTSGAFLMVRDDERYVFSDCAINIDPDAKTLAEIAINSALTAQIFGIDPKVAMLSYSTKGSGFGEKVDKVVEATKLAQEMRPDLAIDGELQFDAAFVPKTAELKAPGSNVAGQATVFVFPSIEAGNISYKMAERLGGFSAVGPILQGLNHPVNDLSRGCNADDVYKLTLITASQAVGHY; from the coding sequence ACGTTTGGTAAATGAAACAAGTATTACACCTGTTTTGTTAGGAAATCCTGAAAAAATTCGGATTTATCTTGAGATTGAAAGTGTGACAGATGGTTATGAGGTTATTGATCCTCAAAATTGTTCTTGCTTTGAAGAAATGGTAGCAGCTTTCGTTGAACGCCGTAAAGGAAAAATCACAGAAGACGAAGCTCGGAAACTCTTGAAAGAGGATGTCAATTATTTTGGTGTCATGCTCGTTTATCTTGGAAAAGTACAAGGGATGGTTTCTGGTGCAGTTCATTCTACTGCAAGCACAGTTCGCCCAGCCCTTCAAATTATTAAAACCCTTCCTTGGGTTTCTCGTACATCTGGTGCTTTTCTCATGGTTCGTGACGATGAACGTTATGTTTTCAGTGATTGCGCCATCAATATTGATCCAGACGCTAAAACATTAGCAGAAATTGCCATTAACTCAGCATTAACTGCACAAATCTTTGGTATTGATCCGAAAGTAGCGATGCTTAGTTATTCAACTAAAGGATCTGGATTTGGTGAAAAGGTTGATAAAGTTGTTGAAGCCACAAAACTAGCGCAGGAAATGCGACCTGACCTTGCCATTGATGGAGAATTACAATTTGACGCAGCTTTTGTACCTAAAACAGCAGAATTAAAGGCTCCTGGCAGCAATGTAGCTGGGCAAGCGACTGTTTTCGTCTTTCCTAGTATCGAAGCTGGAAATATCAGCTATAAAATGGCAGAGCGTCTCGGTGGTTTTTCAGCAGTTGGTCCTATTTTGCAAGGGTTGAATCATCCAGTAAATGATCTTTCACGAGGATGTAATGCTGACGATGTTTATAAATTAACATTGATTACTGCCAGCCAAGCAGTTGGTCATTATTAG
- the coaC gene encoding phosphopantothenoylcysteine decarboxylase produces the protein MKHITLAVTGSIAAYKAADLTSQLTKEDFAVTVLMTQAATEFITPLTLQVLSKNLVHSDVMKEPAPNKVNHIEIAKQTDLFLVAPASANTIAKLASGFADNMITSTALALPITVKKVLSPAMNTKMYENPITQENLSKLEKYGWQIIQPKETVLACGDHGIGALASVETIIKKVKEMIYEKTI, from the coding sequence ATGAAACATATCACATTAGCTGTCACGGGAAGTATTGCCGCCTATAAAGCTGCTGACTTGACTAGTCAATTGACTAAAGAAGACTTTGCGGTTACGGTACTGATGACACAAGCTGCAACTGAATTTATTACACCTTTGACTTTGCAAGTTTTGTCAAAAAATCTAGTTCACTCAGATGTCATGAAAGAGCCTGCGCCAAACAAGGTCAATCACATTGAAATCGCTAAGCAAACAGATCTCTTCTTAGTGGCACCCGCTTCTGCCAATACCATCGCTAAATTAGCCAGTGGCTTTGCAGACAATATGATAACAAGCACTGCTCTCGCTTTGCCTATAACAGTCAAAAAAGTGCTATCTCCTGCTATGAATACAAAAATGTATGAAAATCCAATCACACAAGAAAATCTATCTAAACTAGAAAAATACGGCTGGCAAATTATTCAGCCTAAAGAAACTGTCCTAGCTTGTGGTGACCACGGAATCGGCGCACTTGCTTCTGTAGAAACGATTATAAAAAAAGTAAAGGAAATGATTTATGAAAAAACAATCTAA
- the mutY gene encoding A/G-specific adenine glycosylase — MLDLKKYGIEMWEDEKITSFRQKLLTWYDENKRDLPWRRSNNPYHIWISEIMLQQTRVDTVIPYYERFLDWFPTVQDLAIAPEERLLKAWEGLGYYSRVRNMQEAAQQIVAEFEGEFPHTYEGIFSLKGIGPYTAGAIASIAFGLPEPAVDGNVMRVLSRLFEVNLDIGIPANRKVFQTMMEMLIDSERPGDFNQALMDLGSDIEAPVNPRPEDSPVKEFSAAFLHGTMEKYPIKAPKKKPVPVYLYGLIIQDAQGQFLLEKNETSGLLAGFWHFPLIEVGEFPDDEQLSLFEIAENQVSFDLSPKESFEQDYDVVVDWQSVHFPQIQHVFSHRKWQIRLLYGQVVNATEMPKQEQVLWLHPDEFDNYPFAKPQQKMWQAFQKGKLKGN; from the coding sequence ATGTTAGATTTGAAGAAATACGGAATTGAAATGTGGGAGGATGAAAAAATTACATCCTTTCGCCAAAAGTTACTAACGTGGTATGATGAAAATAAACGTGATTTGCCTTGGCGGAGAAGTAATAATCCTTATCATATCTGGATTTCAGAAATTATGCTTCAGCAAACACGGGTAGACACGGTCATTCCTTACTATGAGCGCTTTTTGGATTGGTTTCCGACAGTCCAAGATTTGGCAATCGCACCAGAAGAACGCTTATTAAAAGCATGGGAGGGACTAGGATATTATTCGCGAGTGCGCAATATGCAAGAGGCGGCTCAGCAGATTGTGGCAGAGTTTGAGGGTGAGTTTCCTCACACTTACGAAGGAATTTTCAGCCTTAAAGGGATTGGTCCTTATACAGCAGGCGCTATCGCTAGTATTGCTTTTGGATTGCCAGAGCCAGCTGTTGATGGGAATGTGATGCGAGTTTTGAGTCGTTTGTTTGAGGTGAATTTAGACATCGGTATTCCAGCCAATCGGAAAGTTTTTCAAACTATGATGGAAATGTTGATTGATTCCGAAAGGCCAGGAGATTTTAACCAAGCTCTGATGGATTTGGGTTCAGATATTGAAGCGCCGGTGAATCCTCGACCAGAAGATAGCCCTGTAAAGGAATTTAGTGCTGCTTTCTTACATGGAACCATGGAGAAGTACCCTATCAAAGCTCCTAAGAAAAAACCAGTTCCAGTTTATCTGTATGGTTTGATTATCCAAGATGCTCAGGGACAGTTTCTTTTGGAAAAAAATGAGACTAGCGGCCTTTTAGCCGGATTTTGGCATTTTCCTTTAATTGAAGTAGGTGAATTTCCTGATGATGAACAGTTATCGCTTTTTGAAATAGCTGAAAATCAAGTTTCATTTGACTTATCTCCCAAAGAAAGCTTTGAACAGGATTATGATGTAGTAGTGGATTGGCAGTCAGTACACTTCCCACAAATTCAGCATGTATTTAGTCATCGCAAGTGGCAGATCCGTTTACTTTATGGTCAGGTAGTAAATGCTACGGAAATGCCTAAACAGGAACAAGTTTTATGGTTGCATCCTGATGAATTTGACAACTATCCATTTGCTAAACCTCAGCAGAAGATGTGGCAAGCCTTTCAAAAAGGAAAATTAAAAGGAAATTAA
- a CDS encoding formate--tetrahydrofolate ligase produces MKTDIEIAQSVDLQPIADVVEKVGIDYDDLELYGKYKAKLSFDKIQKLQKSPVGKLILVTAINPTSAGEGKSTITIGLADALNKIGKKTMIAIREPSLGPVMGIKGGAAGGGYAQVLPMEDINLHFTGDMHAITTANNALSALIDNHLHQGNDLGIDQRRIIWKRVVDLNDRALRHVTVGLGSPVNGIPREDGFDITVASEIMAILCLSTSIEDLKERLASIVIGYRHDRTPVYVRDLEVEGALALILKDAIKPNLVQTIYGTPAFVHGGPFANIAHGCNSVLATTTALHLADYTVTEAGFGADLGAEKFLDIKTPNLPTAPDVVVIVATLRALKMNGGVAKEELTTDNVEAVKAGFANLKRHVENIRKFGVPVVVAINEFVTDTQAEIAVLKELCAEIDVPVELASVWADGADGGLALAETVVKTIETRPANYTRLYDNNLTVEEKIEKIVKEIYRGTKINFEKKAKIQISQIVKNGWDKLPICMAKTQYSFSDNPNLLGAPENFEITIREVVPKLGAGFIVALTGDVMTMPGLPKRPAALNMDVAADGTAIGLF; encoded by the coding sequence ATGAAAACGGATATAGAAATTGCTCAGAGTGTTGACTTGCAGCCCATTGCTGATGTGGTGGAAAAAGTTGGAATTGATTATGATGATTTAGAACTTTATGGCAAATACAAAGCTAAATTGTCTTTTGATAAGATTCAGAAATTGCAAAAGAGTCCAGTTGGTAAGTTGATTTTGGTAACAGCGATTAATCCGACATCTGCCGGAGAAGGGAAATCGACAATTACCATTGGTTTAGCAGATGCTCTTAACAAAATCGGAAAGAAAACCATGATTGCGATTCGAGAACCGTCTCTTGGGCCAGTTATGGGAATTAAAGGCGGAGCTGCTGGAGGGGGTTATGCACAGGTTCTACCAATGGAGGACATCAACCTGCATTTTACAGGAGATATGCATGCGATTACTACCGCTAACAATGCTCTTTCTGCTCTGATTGACAATCATCTTCATCAAGGAAATGATTTAGGAATTGACCAACGGCGTATCATTTGGAAGCGCGTGGTAGATTTGAACGACCGTGCTTTGCGGCACGTTACTGTCGGTCTGGGGAGCCCAGTTAATGGAATTCCACGGGAAGATGGTTTTGATATTACGGTTGCATCTGAAATAATGGCTATTCTCTGCTTATCGACAAGTATTGAAGACTTGAAAGAACGTTTAGCTAGTATCGTTATTGGTTATCGTCATGATCGGACGCCGGTTTATGTTCGAGATTTGGAAGTAGAGGGAGCTCTTGCTCTTATTTTGAAAGATGCTATAAAGCCGAATCTAGTACAGACTATTTATGGAACTCCTGCATTTGTTCACGGCGGACCGTTTGCCAATATCGCCCATGGCTGTAATTCTGTTCTGGCGACAACAACAGCTCTGCATTTGGCGGACTACACAGTGACTGAAGCTGGTTTTGGCGCGGATCTAGGGGCTGAGAAATTCCTAGATATCAAAACGCCCAATCTGCCGACTGCTCCAGATGTAGTGGTTATTGTTGCGACTCTTAGAGCACTGAAAATGAACGGTGGTGTTGCTAAAGAAGAGCTGACAACTGATAATGTTGAAGCGGTTAAAGCAGGTTTTGCCAACCTCAAGCGCCACGTGGAAAATATCCGTAAATTTGGTGTTCCGGTCGTGGTGGCTATCAATGAATTTGTGACGGACACCCAAGCTGAAATTGCCGTTCTCAAGGAACTTTGCGCAGAGATTGATGTTCCTGTGGAATTGGCTAGTGTTTGGGCAGACGGAGCTGACGGTGGTCTAGCTCTTGCCGAAACTGTGGTTAAAACGATTGAAACTAGACCTGCTAACTACACTCGACTTTACGATAATAATCTGACAGTTGAAGAAAAAATTGAGAAAATTGTCAAGGAAATCTATCGTGGAACAAAAATTAATTTTGAAAAGAAAGCAAAAATTCAAATTTCTCAAATTGTCAAGAACGGCTGGGATAAGCTGCCAATTTGTATGGCCAAGACCCAGTACAGTTTTTCAGATAATCCAAATCTTCTGGGAGCGCCAGAAAACTTTGAAATCACTATCCGCGAAGTAGTTCCAAAATTGGGTGCAGGTTTTATTGTCGCCCTAACTGGTGATGTTATGACGATGCCCGGCTTGCCAAAACGACCTGCAGCACTCAACATGGACGTAGCAGCAGATGGTACAGCGATTGGACTGTTTTAA
- a CDS encoding phosphopantothenate--cysteine ligase, whose product MKLLITSGGTSEKIDQVRSITNHSTGKLGALIAESFLARGDKVTLVTTQSAVKPASHPNLTIQIIKNVQDLLETMQPLVKTHDVLIHSMAVSDYTPIYMAGFDQITASQDLTEFLNKTNVQGKISSQDDYQVLFLKQTPKIISQVKKWNPNIRLIGFKLLVEVSKEKLLAVARASLVKNQAEIIVANDLDHISNHQHHAYLVKQDSVIEAITKEEIAQLLLTHIHAKDNL is encoded by the coding sequence ATGAAACTATTGATTACTTCTGGCGGAACGAGCGAGAAAATTGATCAAGTTCGTTCTATTACAAATCACTCGACAGGAAAACTCGGTGCACTTATTGCGGAAAGTTTTTTGGCACGAGGCGATAAGGTCACCTTAGTCACTACACAGAGTGCTGTCAAACCCGCTTCTCATCCGAACTTAACCATTCAAATTATTAAAAATGTACAAGATTTGCTGGAAACAATGCAGCCTTTGGTCAAAACTCATGATGTTTTAATTCATTCAATGGCCGTTTCTGACTATACTCCTATTTATATGGCAGGATTTGACCAAATCACTGCTTCGCAGGATTTAACAGAGTTTTTGAACAAAACAAACGTCCAAGGGAAGATTTCATCACAAGATGATTATCAAGTTCTCTTCCTCAAACAAACGCCGAAAATTATCAGCCAAGTAAAAAAATGGAATCCCAATATCCGTCTAATCGGTTTTAAACTCTTGGTTGAAGTTTCTAAGGAAAAATTATTGGCAGTTGCTCGTGCCAGCCTTGTAAAAAATCAAGCTGAAATAATTGTGGCAAATGACTTGGATCATATTTCCAATCATCAACATCATGCTTACTTAGTTAAACAAGATTCTGTAATAGAAGCAATCACTAAAGAAGAAATTGCTCAACTATTGCTTACACATATTCATGCAAAGGACAATCTATGA